The following proteins are encoded in a genomic region of Cygnus olor isolate bCygOlo1 chromosome 23, bCygOlo1.pri.v2, whole genome shotgun sequence:
- the HTR1D gene encoding 5-hydroxytryptamine receptor 1D has protein sequence MTQYNLSAELSLQSSASKSLNFTETPLALDERTLLGLKISLSVLLSVITLATILANVFVVITIFLTRKLHTPANYLIGSLAVTDLLVSVLVMPISIAYTVTHTWAFGQVLCDIWLSSDITCCTASILHLCVIALDRYWAITDALEYAKRRTAGRAVLMIAVVWMISISISVPPFFWRQVKAHEEIAKCTVNTDQISYTIYSTCGAFYIPTVLLLILYGRIYVAARSRILKPPSLYGKRFTTAHLITGSAGSSLCSINASLHEGHSHSSGSPIFINHVKIKLADSILERKRISAARERKATKTLGIILGAFIFCWLPFFVMSLVLPICQDACWFHPILLDFFTWLGYLNSLINPVIYTAFNEEFKQAFQKLTHFKKCSS, from the coding sequence ATGACTCAGTATAACCTTTCAGCAGAGCTCTCTCTCCAGAGCTCAGCAAGTAAGTCGTTAAATTTTACTGAAACACCACTGGCTTTGGATGAAAGGACACTGTTAGGGCTGAAGATATCCCTGTCAGTCCTTCTGTCTGTCATAACTTTGGCAACGAtccttgcaaatgtttttgttgttattacaATTTTTTTGACTAGAAAGCTCCACACACCTGCAAATTACCTCATTGGCTCCTTGGCAGTGACTGATCTTTTAGTGTCTGTTCTAGTGATGCCCATCAGTATTGCTTACACCGTCACCCACACATGGGCCTTTGGCCAAGTGTTGTGTGATATCTGGTTATCGTCAGATATCACATGCTGCACAGCCTCAATCCTACATCTCTGTGTTATTGCACTGGACAGATATTGGGCTATCACAGATGCTTTGGAATATGCCAAACGCCGGACTGCTGGCCGAGCAGTGCTCATGATTGCTGTGGTCTGGATGATTTCTATTAGCATTTCTGTGCCACCATTTTTCTGGAGGCAAGTGAAAGCTCATGAAGAAATTGCAAAATGTACAGTGAACACAGATCAAATTTCCTACACGATTTATTCCACCTGTGGAGCTTTCTACATCCCAACTGTGCTTCTCCTAATCTTGTATGGTAGAATTTATGTAGCAGCTCGATCAAGGATTCTGAAGCCACCCTCATTATATGGGAAACGATTTACTACTGCACACCTGATTACTGGCTCTGCTGGGTCTTCCCTCTGCTCCATTAATGCTAGCCTTCATGAAGGGCATTCCCATTCAAGTGGATCCCCAATATTTATCaatcatgttaaaataaaacttgcagaTAGTAtccttgaaaggaaaagaatttctgctgcaagagaaaggaaagccaCCAAAACTTTAGGCATTATTCTGggagctttcattttctgctggcTGCCATTTTTTGTCATGTCTCTTGTCCTACCAATCTGTCAGGATGCATGTTGGTTTCATCCCATCCTACTGGACTTTTTTACATGGTTAGGTTACTTAAACTCATTAATCAATCCAGTCATTTATACAgcttttaatgaagaatttaaaCAGGCTTTCCAAAAACTTACACATTTCAAAAAGTGCTCGTCTTGA